Genomic DNA from Pseudomonas fluorescens:
CAACGCGCCGCCCGGGCCAAACACCACGCCCAGGCGCATCACCACCTGGCGCACGCCCAACTCCGTGGCGGGCCGGGCTGAGGCTTCCCAACGCACACAGAGTTCAGCCATGAAACCATCACCCTGGGCGGCACTTTCATCGAGACTTTCGCTGGCGTCACGCACGCCGTAAAAACCGACGGCCGAGGCCTGTATCCACAACGCCGGTTTGTGCCGGGCGTTTTTCAACCAGGTCATCAAGGCTTCAGTGGTATTGACCCGACTGGCGATGAGTTGCGCCTGACGCTTGGGACTCCAGCGCGGCCCGGCCACCGGTGCGCCTGCCAGGTTGATCACCACATCGAAGGTTTCGTCATGGCCCAGTTTGCCCAACGAACGCAGGCACCGGGCGCGGCCGTCGAACAGATAGGCCGCTTTCAAGGGATCGCGAGCCAGCACGCTGACCGTGTGCCCGGCGTCGAGCAGTTGATTGACCAGTGTCTCGCCGATAAACCCGGTGCCCCCCGTGACCAGCACGCGCTTGTAGGCGCCACCGGCAAACGGGTTGGCGGGCTTGCCCGCGCGCTGCATGCGCAAGGCCGCCAACCCGTCGCGAATCCCCGAGGCCGTGACCCCGATGGCGAACAAGGTCAGCAACCAACCGCGCCAGCCCAGGTCGATCGCGCTCAGGCCGGTGGGCAAACTCGCCCACTGCGCCAGTTGCACGCCGTACAGCGCGAAGAAGGCCCCGCCGTTGACCGCCAGCACCGTGTGCATGATGCGCTCGATGGCGGGCAACTTGCGGGTCCGGTCCTCGACCACGAAATCCCAGAGCGTCAGGCCGATCTCCAGCGCGAACAGCAGCGCGATGACGATCGCCCACGTCC
This window encodes:
- a CDS encoding TIGR01777 family oxidoreductase; translation: MPDFSLLDWAITLLIAQAILGALDTLYHHELTVALPYRHSARLELSIHALRSCFYGILFLGMAHLAFEGTWAIVIALLFALEIGLTLWDFVVEDRTRKLPAIERIMHTVLAVNGGAFFALYGVQLAQWASLPTGLSAIDLGWRGWLLTLFAIGVTASGIRDGLAALRMQRAGKPANPFAGGAYKRVLVTGGTGFIGETLVNQLLDAGHTVSVLARDPLKAAYLFDGRARCLRSLGKLGHDETFDVVINLAGAPVAGPRWSPKRQAQLIASRVNTTEALMTWLKNARHKPALWIQASAVGFYGVRDASESLDESAAQGDGFMAELCVRWEASARPATELGVRQVVMRLGVVFGPGGALLPLLIPFRLGFGGRMGDGRQIMSWVHRDDVIQVIARAFDDESLSGTYNLVAPETVSQALFAESVGKVLKRPVWFHIPAAPVRALAGEMAQLFFDGQRVVPNRLVEAGYTFRYPTLDAALRDLA